A stretch of DNA from Mesomycoplasma lagogenitalium:
TTTTTTCATGTAGGAATTTCTAAAAGTCCGCTTTCGCTAACATGGAATAATGTATCGGCACCTTGATCGCCAAATTCTGCTTGTCTTCCATCATCACCAATTCCCAATGAATCAGTAACAATCATAAAAATTCTTCCAAATTTTCTTTTCATTATTTTCCTTACTTTAAAATATTTTTTTGGTTCTTTATAATAAAAAAATTATAAATAACAATTAAATTATATAACTTTTAGCTAATAATTTAAAATTAATTATTTATAATTTGTATTTATATTTTATTTTCATTATCGGAAAATATTTTGTCAATTTGCTGATTTAATAAATTAATATTTTTATTTTTCAAACTTGATACAAAGTAACTAAATTGTAAATTATTAAATTTTTCTAGTTGCTTTTTAATTTTATGCATTTGAGCTTGATTTAATTTATCTGCTTTGGTTCCTACTAATATAACATTATGATTTAATGATTGTAAAAATTCGATCATTTGTAAATCATTTTCTAATAATCCTAATCTAGAATCAAAAAGTAAAAACACATATTTTAAATTTTCTCTTTCAGTAAAATATTGTTCAATCATATCAAACATTTTTTGAGCATTAGTTTTCGACATTTTAGCATAACCATAACCCGGAAGATCGACAATTATTTTATTATTACTATTTTTAAAAAAATTAATTAACTGGGTTCTTCCTGGAGTGTTAGAAGTTTTGGCGATTTTTTGATTTGCTAAAGCATTAATTAATGAAGATTTACCAACATTCGATCTTCCAATGAAACAAATTTCTATTTCATTATGATTCAATCAATTACTTTTACCGGAACTTGAAACTATAAATTTTCACATAAATTAATTATTAAAATATTAAGAATTTAATTTTAATGCATCTTGAGCAATTAATAATTCTTCGTTTGTTCTTATTACATAAACTGGAATTAAAGAATTTTTAGATGAAATCAATAAATATTCTTTAATGTTTTTTGGACTTGTTCAATTTTTTTCTTTATCTAATTCAATATTTAAAGCTGGTAATTGTAGTTTATTTATAACTAGTTCTCTCATTAAACTAGAATTTTCTCCAACTCCGGCTGTAAACACTAGAGCATCAATATTTTTTCCAACTTTATTAATATAATTTACTAAATAATCAACAATTTTTTGGGAATATAATTCTAGTGTAAAAATTGCATTTTCATCTTTTTCTTGATATTTATTTGCTAAATCTCTCATATCAGATGAATATCCGGAAACTCCTAATAATCCAGATTTTTTATTTAAAATATTAGTAAATTCTTTTAAAGAAATATTTGCAGCTTCTGTTGCATATTCATGAATTGCCGGATCAATATCCCCACTTCTTGTTCCCATCATTACTCCCGCAAGAGGAGTGAATCCCATTGAAGTGTCATAAGATTTTGAATCTTTTACAGCACATAATGAAGCTCCGTTACCGATATGTAAATTAACAAAATTTACAGATTCTTTTTTTAATATTTCCTGAAGTTTTAAAGTAATGAATTTATGGCTAATTCCGTGCATTCCATATTTTCTAATTCCATATTTATCAGCAAATTCTTTGTTCATTGGATACTGATAATTAATTTTTGGAAGACTACTATGAAAAGCAGTGTCAAAACTAGCGCTTAATTTTGCTTTTGGTAAAACTTCTTTAAAAGCTTTAATCGCCTGAATAGCTCCAGGATTATGCAATGGAGCAAATTTAGAGCATTCATCAATTAAATTAATAGCTTTTTCATCTAATTTTGTCGAATCATTGAAATATGTTCCGCCATGAACTACTCTAAAACCAACTAGTTCAATTTCCTCTAAAGAAGAAATCACTTGATTATCTGTTCACATTTTAATAGTTGCATCTGCTGCATCTTTATGATTTTTTAAATCTACAGTTTCTTTTACTTCTTGATCGTTAAACGACATTTTTAAAAAAGAATCATTAATTCCGATTCTTTCAGAAATTCCATTAGCAATTACTGAAAAATCTTTTTTATTAAATAACGATCATTTCATTGAAGAAGAACCAGCATTAACTACTAATATTTTTTTATTCATTTTATTCATTTCCTTTCACACTTTGTAGTGCAGTTATTAAAATTGTATTATAAACATCTTGAGTTGTTGAACCTCTAGATAAATCATTAACAGGTGCTGCAATTCCTGTAATTACTGGTCCAATTGCACCAAAATTTCCTAATCTTTGAGCAATTTTATAACCAATATTTCCAGCATTTAAATCTGGGAAGACAAAAACATTGGTATCCTCTGAATATGAATCTTTTTTGTATTTGCTTTTTCTAACTTCTTTATCAAATGCTGCATCAAATTGAATCTCTCCTATTGCATTTTTTTCAACATTTTTTTCGTTATATAAATGTGTTGCATTAGCTACTAAAGCCGATTCTTCACTAACTGCTGATCCGTCTGTTGAAAAAGATAAAAATGCAACTTTTGGATCAAAGCCTAAACTTTTAGCAAAATCATTTGCATTAATTCCTATTTCAGCCAGTTGTTCTGAAGAAGGTTTAATATTTACAGATATGTCTGAAAAAATGTATTTTTGATCTTCTTTGTGCATAATCATTGCAGAAGAAATTGTTTTAATTCCTTTTTTAGGTCCAATTACTTTAAATGCTGCTCTTAAAATATCGGCAGTTGTAAAATTCAATCCTCCAACAACTCCATCAACTTCTTTGTTTTTAAGCATCATCATTGCATAAAATGGTAAAGTCGTCAATGCCTTTTGAGCATTTTCCATTGTTTCTTTTCCATTTCTTAATTCAAAAAACATTTTTGCATACGCTTCTTGTTTTTCCTTTGAAACAATTTCTTGTTTAACATATGAAGGTAAATCTTTTAAATTATTTTCCACTAATAAAATAACATTTACTAATTCTGTTTGAGCAATTAATTTACTTGCTGCAATTGCTCTTTTATCTTCTCCATCGATTAATAAAATAGTTTTTTTTGTATTATTTGCATTCATAGATGCAATTCTAGTTTCAAGTTCTTTTTCGAATGACATTTTTCTCCTTTGATTTTTAAAATTATAGAACTTTAATTAATAAAGATTATCTATTTTTTATAAAAAATGCTTTATTATCTAATATTTTGAAAGTTATTAATTATTTATTATATTTATCATCAATTAATTTCATTCCTTGTTCATCACAAACAACGTTTATTGTAACTCTTTTTTCGTTCTCTTTAATGAAAACATCTTTAATGGAAATTGAAAAAATATTTTTGTATAATGATTTTAAATCATCAATTTTGTCGTTAATACTTTCTTTTAATTCAATTGCAAAAGTAATATCACGTGTTTTTAGCGGTTCGCTATTATAAATTTGATAATTGATTTCCTTTTTTGAAAGTTTATCTAAATTAATTTCTAAAAACAATGCATCGCTAATACTTAAATATGGAGAAATTTTCCCTATTCAACCAATTAGTTCATTTTCATAAAAAATATGAGCGCTAACACCTGAATGATACATTTGTTCGTTTGTTGTTCGTTGAAATTTAAAATTATTTCCAAACAAATTTACTAAAATAGTTTTTAAATTAGTAAAACTTTTGCTAGTAGTAGCTAAACAAAGAACATTTTTCAATTCATTAACCATTCCTATTTCAAAGATAGAAATATTTTCAATCTTTCTTTTTTGATTGTACTCAATAATTTCAGCAAGTGAAATGGCTAAGGAATTTCTAATTTCTTCTCGTTCTTTTGAAACGAAAGTTTCTAGAGAAATTGAATTATCAAAGTTAAATGGATTTAAAATGTTTTTGTGTTTTGAAATCAATGAATAACTTCAAACTTCCTGAAAACCATTTGCTGCAATTTCATTTTTTAGAGAACTAATTTCATTAACTATAAATGAATTAGTAAATGGTCTTTCTAATTTTAAATTATCATATCCATAAAATCTTAAAATTTCTTCTAAAATATCATCAATATCCTCAATGTCATGACGATAATTTGGAACAATAATTTTTTTACAATGAAATTTAAATCCTAAAATTTTTAATGAATTAATTACTTTTTGAAATTTTTCAGTTTCAGAAATTTTTGAACCAGATATTCTATTTATATATTCTATATCAAAATCAATTTCTTTTTCTTTTGTTTTATAAAAATTAATAGGAGCAGAAAAATCTTTTAAATAATTAGAAAAAAATTTAAAAGCAATTTCCATAGTTCCGTTTGAAATTTTTTTAGAAGATTGTTTAAAGGAATTGGATTCGATTTTAAGTTGTTTTGCACTATTTCGAATATCCTTGATCGAAAAGTTACCTATTTCCAAAATAACTTTTTTTGTGTCCTTTGTAACAGAAGTTTTTTCCCCTCCCATAATTCCTGCTAAAGAAATTATAGAATCATTTTTATCTTTAATTCCTAGTGCATTTTGAAAATTAACAATTTTGGCACCTAATATTTCAAATTCACCGCTAAAAATTGTTGGACTTATCGGAGAAACTATTTTATCTTTATCATAAGCATGACAAGGCATTCCTGAAAATAATAAATTTAAATTTGTTAAATCAACAATTGGAGAAATTAACTTGATACCAGATTTAACAATTAGTAGCGAATCTTGAATAGAAAGTGAAAAATTTGAATCTAAATTAACTTCTAGACCAGAAAGTTTATTATTTTTAAAATCATTAATTTTAAAATCGCTTACAAATGTATGTTTTTTTTCTTTTATTTCAGAAAAGTCGCTATTAAAATAAGCGGCTAATTCTCTAGCCATAATGTAATAAGAATTAGCATCAGAACGATTAGATAAAACTTTAATATCAATTATATAGTCATTAAGTGAAAAATATTCAATAGGATCTAAATTTAAATCTACTTTATTAAAAGTAAAAATTCCGTCTTTATATTCGCTTCAAACTAAATCACTATCAAAACCTAATTCGTTTAATGAAACTAACATTCCCTCCGATTCAATTCCTTGTAGGTTTTTTTTATCAAAAATAATATTTTTACTGCTAGATCCAGGAACAAAAGCCATTAAATAATCGCCTTTTTTAACATTGTCGGCATTTGTTTGAATAATTCTTATTTTGTCATTAAATTCAATTTCACAAACATTTAATTTATTAGTATTGGGATTTTTATAAATATTTAATATATGTCCAAATTTTATTCCCTTAATTTCATTTAACTTTTTATATTCTTCAACTTCAAAACCGATTGAATTAATTGCATTTACTACATCTAAAATTGAAATATTTATATCTAAATTAGCAATTTCTTTTAATTTATTAAATGAAAAAAGCATTATTTATCCTTTCTAAATTGATTTAAAAATCTTAAATCATTTTTATATAATTCTCTTATGTCATTAATTTGATATTTAATCATCGCTATTCTTTCCAACCCAATTCCAGCAGCAAAACCGTTCATATCATTTGTATAACCAGCTTTTTTTAATACTTTTTTATGCAACATTCCAGATCCTAAAATTTCGATTCACTTACCTTTATATAAAACATCAACTTCGGCTGAAGGTTCAGTAAATGGAAAATATGATGGTCTTAATCTTATTTCAACCTCAGTTTCTAAAACATATGATAAAAATGATTTTAATGTTCAAATTAAATTAGGAAAATTTACATATCCAACACTAACAAAATCCACCTGTGTAAATTGATGTGAATGAGTTTGATCATCTTCATCATTTCGATAAACTTTTCCGATAGCAAATTGACTAAATGCTTGATTTTTATATTTTTCCAGCATTTTTGCGCTAATTCCTGTATTATGAGTTCTTAAAAGTAAATTTTCATTAATATATAAAGAATCTTGCATTTCTCTTGCAGGATGGTCTTTTTCAATATTTAATCTTTCAAAATTATATTCATCACTTACAATTTCGGAATCAAAATATTCAAAATAACCATTTTCTAAAAATCATTCTCTAATTCGATTTGCAACAAGTGTAATAGGATGTAATGAACTATTATTTTCTACTGGTTGGTTTATATCAATTCACTCGTTTTCAATTTTATCTTTGACTTTTTGTAATTCGATTCTTTTTAAAACCTTTTCAAATTCAATTTCAGCTTTTTCTTTTAAAGATTTAATTTTTTTACCTATTTCCGCTTTTTTATCTGCTGAAGCGGTTTTCAAATCTTTAGTTAAACTAAATATTTCTCCTTCGGGTCCAAAAAATTTATTTTTAGCAATTTTATAATCTTCAAAAGTTTTAATTTTATTAAAATCCATATTTTCTCCTTAATTTTAATATTTAAATTATATAAAAAATTACTAATAATCATATCTATATTATTTTTAAAATATCAAAATTTATTTATAAACTTTAAAGTGATTAAAACTTTTTACCATTTACTAAATAAATTAAAAAAATAAAAAAAGTGATTTATGAGCGATTTTTTTTAGAAAAAATAATATATTTCTATTTTTAATTTTAATTTTTTAAAAATAAATATAATTTTTGATTATGAAAAAGCAAAATAAAAAAATTTTTTTGATATCTAGTTTATTAGCTATTCTATTAATTGGCGGGGGAATAACTACTGGTTTATTACTAACTAATAAAAAACATAATAACCAATTAGTAGCCCCGAAAAATGAAACCGGTAAGTCAGACGATGAAAGTGGATTAAATAATGATGAGAATAAAAATAATATTAACAAGGGAGAAGTAAATAAAAAAACAGATCCTAGTTTTAATTCTTCAAATCAAAATGATCAGCTAGAAAAGGGTGACAATTTTCCAAAATTAGAAAATCCAAGTGATAAATTAAAAGAGGATGAAAAGAAAGAAACTGATAATTCACCAGAAATTAATCAACCAAAAATTTCATCTGATAATCCAAATAAAGATAATTTAAATAATTTAAATGCTAATAACGATCTTCAAAGCGGTCAAGAAAATATAAATAATCATCAGGGATCTGATGAAAATTATGATAATAATTCAAATGAAGAAACAGATAATTTAAATAATTTAAATCAAGAAAATTCTTTAAATCAAGGTGATAATTCAAATAATTTAAATGATAATAGCAACTCACAAAATGATACCGAAAATATAAATAGTTCTGATGAAAGTCAAGAAAACAGTTCTAATGCTAATTTAAGTGATAATTTTGTTGCTCAAAGTGTTGAAATTATTAAATTAACTGACGAAATGGCAACAATTAAAATCGCTTTTTCACAATATCAATTGGCAAATAATAATATTAAAGATTTTCAGCTATCTTACACTCACAATTTAACTAAAAAGATGTTTAGCGAATCTTTACCTTATAATATAAATGATAATTATGTAATATTCAATATCGAAAATCTTGATTTTAGTGAAAATTATAAAATTCAGGAATTATTTTTAAATAATAAAAAAATAAGCCTTGAAAATGTAGTAAAACAAGGTAATAATTGAATAAATACAAATGACAATAGTTTAGAATTTACGACAAAAGTTTATCAAAATAAAATTACTTATGATTCTATTTTTACCGAAATTGATAATAATGGAAACGTTCTTTCATTAAGTCTTGAAAATGTTCAAGGTTTATTTAAAATGAGCGAAAACCAATATTTTAGTTTTATTAAATTAAAAGATTTATCTAACAATAAAGAATTTTATTATCAACCATTTATCAAAAAAGAAAATGATGGACTTAAAAATATAGAATTAAATATCAATGATTCAAGTGCTCCAGAAGAATTTTATAATAATAATTTAGATCCTGATGATCCTAATTATACTCTTTATGAATTGCCAGCAAATGCTAATTTTGAAATTTTAGAATTTAGAATTGATAAAGAAGGTAAATCCAATGTTGATGTTCCAAGAGTTTTAGTTACTCCAAAAGA
This window harbors:
- the pheS gene encoding phenylalanine--tRNA ligase subunit alpha, translated to MDFNKIKTFEDYKIAKNKFFGPEGEIFSLTKDLKTASADKKAEIGKKIKSLKEKAEIEFEKVLKRIELQKVKDKIENEWIDINQPVENNSSLHPITLVANRIREWFLENGYFEYFDSEIVSDEYNFERLNIEKDHPAREMQDSLYINENLLLRTHNTGISAKMLEKYKNQAFSQFAIGKVYRNDEDDQTHSHQFTQVDFVSVGYVNFPNLIWTLKSFLSYVLETEVEIRLRPSYFPFTEPSAEVDVLYKGKWIEILGSGMLHKKVLKKAGYTNDMNGFAAGIGLERIAMIKYQINDIRELYKNDLRFLNQFRKDK
- a CDS encoding phenylalanine--tRNA ligase subunit beta, which produces MLFSFNKLKEIANLDINISILDVVNAINSIGFEVEEYKKLNEIKGIKFGHILNIYKNPNTNKLNVCEIEFNDKIRIIQTNADNVKKGDYLMAFVPGSSSKNIIFDKKNLQGIESEGMLVSLNELGFDSDLVWSEYKDGIFTFNKVDLNLDPIEYFSLNDYIIDIKVLSNRSDANSYYIMARELAAYFNSDFSEIKEKKHTFVSDFKINDFKNNKLSGLEVNLDSNFSLSIQDSLLIVKSGIKLISPIVDLTNLNLLFSGMPCHAYDKDKIVSPISPTIFSGEFEILGAKIVNFQNALGIKDKNDSIISLAGIMGGEKTSVTKDTKKVILEIGNFSIKDIRNSAKQLKIESNSFKQSSKKISNGTMEIAFKFFSNYLKDFSAPINFYKTKEKEIDFDIEYINRISGSKISETEKFQKVINSLKILGFKFHCKKIIVPNYRHDIEDIDDILEEILRFYGYDNLKLERPFTNSFIVNEISSLKNEIAANGFQEVWSYSLISKHKNILNPFNFDNSISLETFVSKEREEIRNSLAISLAEIIEYNQKRKIENISIFEIGMVNELKNVLCLATTSKSFTNLKTILVNLFGNNFKFQRTTNEQMYHSGVSAHIFYENELIGWIGKISPYLSISDALFLEINLDKLSKKEINYQIYNSEPLKTRDITFAIELKESINDKIDDLKSLYKNIFSISIKDVFIKENEKRVTINVVCDEQGMKLIDDKYNK
- a CDS encoding phosphate acetyltransferase — its product is MSFEKELETRIASMNANNTKKTILLIDGEDKRAIAASKLIAQTELVNVILLVENNLKDLPSYVKQEIVSKEKQEAYAKMFFELRNGKETMENAQKALTTLPFYAMMMLKNKEVDGVVGGLNFTTADILRAAFKVIGPKKGIKTISSAMIMHKEDQKYIFSDISVNIKPSSEQLAEIGINANDFAKSLGFDPKVAFLSFSTDGSAVSEESALVANATHLYNEKNVEKNAIGEIQFDAAFDKEVRKSKYKKDSYSEDTNVFVFPDLNAGNIGYKIAQRLGNFGAIGPVITGIAAPVNDLSRGSTTQDVYNTILITALQSVKGNE
- a CDS encoding acetate/propionate family kinase, producing the protein MNKKILVVNAGSSSMKWSLFNKKDFSVIANGISERIGINDSFLKMSFNDQEVKETVDLKNHKDAADATIKMWTDNQVISSLEEIELVGFRVVHGGTYFNDSTKLDEKAINLIDECSKFAPLHNPGAIQAIKAFKEVLPKAKLSASFDTAFHSSLPKINYQYPMNKEFADKYGIRKYGMHGISHKFITLKLQEILKKESVNFVNLHIGNGASLCAVKDSKSYDTSMGFTPLAGVMMGTRSGDIDPAIHEYATEAANISLKEFTNILNKKSGLLGVSGYSSDMRDLANKYQEKDENAIFTLELYSQKIVDYLVNYINKVGKNIDALVFTAGVGENSSLMRELVINKLQLPALNIELDKEKNWTSPKNIKEYLLISSKNSLIPVYVIRTNEELLIAQDALKLNS
- the yihA gene encoding ribosome biogenesis GTP-binding protein YihA/YsxC codes for the protein MWKFIVSSSGKSNWLNHNEIEICFIGRSNVGKSSLINALANQKIAKTSNTPGRTQLINFFKNSNNKIIVDLPGYGYAKMSKTNAQKMFDMIEQYFTERENLKYVFLLFDSRLGLLENDLQMIEFLQSLNHNVILVGTKADKLNQAQMHKIKKQLEKFNNLQFSYFVSSLKNKNINLLNQQIDKIFSDNENKI